A portion of the Bacteroides faecium genome contains these proteins:
- the nagB gene encoding glucosamine-6-phosphate deaminase: protein MRLIIQPDYQSVSQWAAHYVAAKIKAANPTPEKPFVLGCPTGSSPLGMYKALIDLNKKGIVSFQNVVTFNMDEYVGLPKEHPESYYSFMWNNFFGHIDIKPENTNILNGNAPDLDAECARYEEKIKSYGGIDLFMGGIGPDGHIAFNEPGSSLTSRTRQKTLTMDTIIANSRFFDNDINKVPKTSLTVGVGTVLSAKEVMIIVNGHNKARALYHAVEGAITQMWTISALQMHEKGIIVCDDAATVELKVGTYRYFKDIESTHLDPESLIK from the coding sequence ATGAGATTAATTATTCAACCGGACTACCAGTCCGTATCTCAGTGGGCTGCACATTATGTTGCTGCAAAAATAAAGGCTGCTAATCCGACTCCTGAAAAACCATTTGTATTGGGTTGCCCTACAGGTTCTTCTCCTCTGGGTATGTACAAAGCGTTGATTGACTTGAATAAGAAAGGTATCGTTTCCTTCCAAAATGTAGTGACATTCAACATGGACGAATATGTAGGATTGCCGAAAGAACATCCGGAAAGCTACTATTCTTTTATGTGGAATAACTTCTTCGGCCATATCGACATCAAACCGGAGAATACAAATATCCTGAATGGCAATGCTCCTGACCTGGATGCAGAATGTGCACGTTACGAAGAAAAGATTAAGTCTTACGGTGGTATCGACTTGTTTATGGGTGGTATCGGCCCCGACGGACATATCGCATTCAACGAACCGGGTTCTTCCCTGACTTCACGCACTCGTCAGAAGACATTGACAATGGATACTATCATTGCCAACTCACGTTTCTTTGATAATGACATCAACAAAGTTCCCAAGACTTCATTGACAGTGGGTGTGGGTACTGTACTTTCTGCAAAAGAAGTGATGATTATCGTGAACGGTCATAACAAGGCACGTGCTTTGTATCATGCTGTAGAAGGTGCCATCACTCAGATGTGGACTATCAGTGCTTTGCAGATGCATGAAAAGGGTATTATCGTTTGTGACGATGCTGCTACTGTTGAATTGAAAGTGGGTACTTACCGCTACTTTAAGGATATCGAGTCTACTCACTTGGACCCGGAATCTTTGATTAAGTAA
- a CDS encoding L-threonylcarbamoyladenylate synthase, with the protein MLLKLYDKNNNPQDLQRVIDILNDGGLIIYPTDTMYAIGCHGLKERAIERICRIKEIDPRKNNLSIICYDLSSISEYAKVDNSVFKLMKHNLPGPFTFILNGTNRLPKIFRNRKEVGIRMPDNNIIREIARLLDAPIMTTTLPYEEHEDLEYMTDPELIDEKFGDIVDLVIDGGIGGIEPSTVVKCTEDEPEIIRQGKGWLEEN; encoded by the coding sequence ATGCTTCTGAAGCTATATGATAAAAATAACAACCCGCAGGATTTACAACGAGTAATTGATATCCTGAATGACGGCGGACTTATCATCTATCCTACCGATACGATGTACGCCATCGGCTGCCACGGTCTGAAAGAGCGTGCAATAGAGCGGATATGCCGAATTAAAGAAATAGATCCGCGAAAAAACAACCTGTCCATCATCTGTTATGATTTGAGCAGTATCAGTGAATATGCCAAAGTAGACAATAGTGTATTCAAGCTTATGAAGCATAACCTTCCGGGGCCATTCACCTTTATCCTGAACGGTACGAACCGGTTACCTAAGATTTTCCGCAATCGGAAAGAAGTCGGTATCCGTATGCCAGACAATAACATTATCCGTGAGATTGCTCGGTTGCTCGACGCTCCCATTATGACTACCACCCTACCATATGAAGAACATGAGGATCTGGAATACATGACTGATCCCGAACTTATAGACGAAAAGTTCGGTGATATAGTAGACTTGGTCATTGACGGGGGAATCGGGGGAATAGAACCCTCGACCGTAGTAAAATGCACAGAGGACGAACCCGAAATCATACGTCAAGGGAAAGGCTGGCTGGAAGAGAACTAA